One stretch of Akkermansia massiliensis DNA includes these proteins:
- the rpsO gene encoding 30S ribosomal protein S15, protein MSNEINLQEFKMHEKDSGSSSYQIAHLTQRIAHLTDHLSTNKHDVSSRRGLLKMVALRRKLLDYVKREDLAQYQSLIQRLGLRR, encoded by the coding sequence ATGAGTAACGAAATCAATTTGCAGGAATTCAAGATGCATGAAAAGGATTCCGGTAGCTCCAGCTACCAGATCGCCCACCTGACCCAGCGCATCGCCCACCTGACCGACCACCTGAGCACGAACAAGCACGATGTTTCTTCCCGCCGCGGGTTGTTGAAGATGGTGGCTCTGCGCCGCAAGCTTCTTGATTACGTCAAGCGTGAAGATCTGGCCCAGTATCAGAGCCTGATTCAGCGTCTTGGCCTTCGCCGCTAA
- a CDS encoding efflux transporter outer membrane subunit: MKRLMLLLMAALLASCGSPAVFERPVMEMPEGTARTSPVGTGWWRIFNDRALDRLEEKAVAHNRDLVRAAALVDQASALAAQAGSAMLPRAELEAGASSEELSEGERYMNNLPDRARDLWSMSGVLSYEVDLWGKLRARTEVARAELLASAAARDAVYLRLTAEVASAYINVRTWEEKCLIIRRVHASYEQTCAMYEKRFVQGQYPELALRRVQAERSKTLAQLRLSENELSRAESVLSVLVGDSPRQVMKGGRPGGGNAALLASPPVIPARLPGDMIERRPDIWELESRLKAAFYGREAARKDRFPSLVLTGQLGQVSTQLNELLNQSSRNYELGAGILQTLFDGGRKRAVVRAVDAKCAAVQAAYEQAVLNAFREIRDALVERRKSAEVYEATLDEVNCLRRSWDIASRQYEAGYVGLMDALDTHRSLLSGELDMADAAQMRLNAVVKFCKALGGGWQRRPGSS, from the coding sequence ATGAAACGTCTGATGCTTCTTCTCATGGCCGCACTGCTGGCTTCCTGCGGCAGTCCCGCCGTATTTGAAAGGCCCGTCATGGAAATGCCGGAGGGAACGGCCCGGACTTCTCCCGTGGGGACCGGGTGGTGGCGCATCTTCAATGACCGTGCGCTGGACCGCCTGGAAGAAAAGGCCGTGGCTCATAACCGCGATCTTGTCCGCGCGGCCGCCTTGGTGGACCAGGCCTCCGCCCTGGCGGCGCAGGCGGGATCCGCCATGCTGCCCCGGGCGGAACTGGAAGCTGGAGCCAGCAGCGAGGAACTGTCCGAAGGTGAACGCTATATGAACAACCTGCCGGACCGGGCGAGGGATTTGTGGTCCATGTCCGGCGTGCTCTCCTATGAAGTGGACCTGTGGGGGAAGTTGCGGGCGCGCACGGAGGTCGCCCGGGCGGAACTGCTGGCTTCCGCCGCCGCTCGGGATGCGGTTTATCTGCGGCTGACGGCGGAAGTGGCCTCCGCCTACATCAATGTGCGCACGTGGGAGGAAAAATGCCTTATCATCCGCCGCGTCCATGCCTCTTATGAACAGACCTGCGCCATGTATGAAAAAAGGTTTGTGCAGGGGCAGTACCCGGAGCTTGCCCTGCGCCGCGTCCAGGCGGAGCGCTCCAAAACGCTGGCCCAGCTCAGGCTGTCGGAAAACGAACTGTCCCGTGCTGAAAGCGTGCTGTCCGTGCTGGTGGGGGACAGTCCCAGGCAGGTGATGAAGGGCGGAAGGCCCGGCGGGGGTAATGCCGCCCTGCTGGCTTCTCCTCCGGTCATTCCGGCGCGGCTCCCTGGTGACATGATCGAACGCCGTCCGGATATCTGGGAGCTGGAATCCCGGCTGAAAGCCGCCTTTTACGGAAGGGAGGCGGCGCGGAAGGACAGGTTCCCGTCCCTGGTGCTGACGGGGCAGCTGGGGCAGGTCAGCACCCAGTTGAACGAACTGCTGAACCAGTCTTCCAGAAATTATGAATTGGGAGCGGGCATTCTCCAGACCCTGTTTGACGGGGGGAGGAAGCGAGCCGTCGTGCGCGCCGTGGACGCCAAATGCGCCGCCGTCCAGGCCGCGTATGAGCAGGCTGTCCTGAACGCTTTCCGGGAAATCAGGGATGCCCTGGTGGAACGCCGCAAAAGCGCGGAGGTTTACGAGGCCACGCTTGATGAAGTGAACTGCCTGCGCCGCAGCTGGGACATTGCGTCCAGGCAGTATGAGGCCGGGTATGTGGGGCTGATGGATGCCCTGGATACGCACAGGAGCCTGCTGAGCGGGGAGCTGGACATGGCGGATGCCGCGCAGATGCGGCTGAATGCCGTCGTCAAATTCTGCAAGGCTCTCGGCGGCGGATGGCAGCGGCGCCCCGGTTCCTCATGA
- a CDS encoding hemolysin family protein produces MMTIFIILLLIVLNGLFVAAEFALLGAPRAALEQMGASGNMVARRVSQILKTPRLQDRYIATAQLGITFASLGLGMYGEHAVARWLHEWLAQYGWASWLVAHGAASVLSVAVLTYLHIVLGEMVPKALSLQYATKLCLIITMPMYVIQLCLYPLVVGMNTLGNFFLRLLGVDRNESKSHYHSAEELQYIIEESHENGALPQESGRIMDGLFDLEDLYVHQVMTPRVRIDAIPERAGHEQIREIVRRTRRTRYPVYRGDLDHVVGMVHARDLFRIMLRGKALTSEYIHAIPKVPKTVKFDNVVEIMRKDNVRLAIILDEHGGTSGLLTLTDVFSEVMGWDRGRIRVLTDLPRDAVGFSCDVSGLARIEELGEAMDMDLQSEEIDTVGGLILNLLEAPAEEGDTVGYRGLEFKVTRTENGGVERCTVTRITPLMREEALEEEE; encoded by the coding sequence ATGATGACGATTTTTATTATTCTGCTGCTGATTGTACTGAACGGCCTGTTTGTGGCCGCGGAATTTGCGCTGCTTGGCGCGCCCCGCGCGGCTCTTGAGCAAATGGGGGCGTCCGGCAACATGGTGGCGCGCCGTGTTTCCCAGATATTGAAAACGCCCCGTTTGCAGGACCGCTACATTGCCACGGCCCAGCTCGGCATCACATTCGCCAGCCTGGGGCTGGGCATGTACGGGGAGCATGCCGTGGCCAGATGGCTCCACGAATGGCTGGCCCAGTACGGCTGGGCCTCCTGGCTGGTGGCGCATGGCGCAGCCAGCGTTCTGTCCGTAGCGGTGCTGACGTACCTGCACATCGTGCTCGGGGAAATGGTGCCCAAGGCTCTTTCCCTCCAGTACGCCACGAAGCTCTGCCTCATCATTACGATGCCCATGTACGTGATTCAGCTCTGCCTGTATCCGCTGGTGGTGGGCATGAACACCCTGGGCAACTTCTTCCTGAGGCTGCTGGGCGTGGACAGGAATGAATCCAAATCCCATTACCATTCTGCGGAAGAACTTCAGTACATCATTGAGGAAAGCCATGAAAACGGCGCCCTGCCGCAGGAATCCGGCCGCATCATGGACGGCCTGTTTGACCTGGAAGACCTGTATGTTCACCAGGTCATGACTCCGCGCGTCAGGATAGACGCCATTCCGGAAAGAGCTGGGCATGAGCAGATAAGGGAAATCGTGCGCCGCACCCGCCGTACCCGCTACCCTGTCTACCGCGGGGACCTGGACCACGTGGTGGGCATGGTGCATGCCCGTGACCTGTTCCGCATCATGCTGCGCGGGAAGGCCCTGACGTCCGAATACATCCACGCCATTCCCAAGGTGCCCAAGACGGTGAAGTTTGACAACGTGGTGGAGATCATGAGGAAGGACAATGTGCGCCTTGCCATCATTCTGGACGAGCATGGGGGAACCTCCGGCCTGCTGACCCTGACGGACGTGTTTTCCGAGGTGATGGGCTGGGACCGCGGCCGCATCAGAGTATTGACAGACCTGCCGCGGGACGCAGTGGGCTTCTCCTGCGACGTGTCCGGACTCGCCCGTATTGAGGAGCTGGGGGAAGCCATGGACATGGACTTGCAGAGTGAGGAAATCGATACTGTGGGCGGCCTGATTCTCAATCTGCTGGAAGCTCCGGCGGAGGAAGGGGACACTGTGGGCTACCGCGGCCTGGAATTCAAGGTGACCCGGACGGAGAACGGCGGTGTGGAACGCTGCACCGTAACCCGGATTACTCCACTGATGCGGGAGGAAGCTTTGGAAGAAGAGGAATAA
- a CDS encoding hemolysin family protein, with product MILFIIFVILFLILVNAFYVAAEFAAVSVRRNMIREMAEGGSKVAAHLLRILENTKELDRYIAACQFGITISSLILGAYGQVELSAYLLPLFERFGGMDSVMANSVAAIVVLVVLTVLQVILGELMPKSLALQFPKQAALYTYYPMRWTLTFFAWFIDFLNGSGLLLLKLFRLPPGGHQHIHSQQEINMLLDESHQGGMLEEDEHERLHSALSLAERTVEQIMIPRFQLVCLDVDATQEDILNMIADRPHTHIPVYEGNREAVIGMLHIKDMVAAYAEKGVLPPLRSMLRQVPCVMEMQTVEMLMSRLREDKAKEAFVLDEYGKFVGLVTLERLLGEMVGDIDEEFIRSGEKVEYLPDGSVRIPGMMRAHKAECLVPFLMNGATTVGGCVIKHMSCIPKEGDRLIIAGRVLVVEKMDHNRVSSILLLPPEKKEDEPAMESGVES from the coding sequence ATGATTCTTTTTATCATCTTCGTTATTCTTTTCCTGATTCTGGTCAACGCCTTTTACGTTGCCGCAGAATTCGCAGCGGTGAGCGTGCGCCGCAACATGATCCGGGAGATGGCGGAAGGCGGCAGCAAGGTGGCTGCCCATTTGCTGAGGATTTTGGAAAACACGAAGGAACTGGACCGCTACATTGCGGCCTGCCAGTTCGGCATTACCATTTCCAGCCTGATTCTGGGTGCGTACGGCCAGGTGGAACTGTCCGCCTACCTGCTCCCCCTGTTTGAACGGTTTGGCGGCATGGATTCCGTGATGGCCAATTCCGTAGCCGCCATTGTAGTGCTGGTCGTCCTGACGGTCCTGCAGGTGATTCTGGGGGAACTGATGCCCAAGTCCCTGGCGCTGCAGTTTCCCAAGCAGGCGGCCCTGTACACGTATTACCCCATGCGCTGGACGCTGACCTTCTTCGCATGGTTCATTGACTTCCTGAACGGAAGCGGTCTTCTGCTGCTTAAACTGTTCCGTCTGCCCCCCGGAGGCCACCAGCACATCCACTCCCAGCAGGAGATCAACATGCTGCTGGATGAAAGCCACCAGGGCGGCATGCTGGAGGAGGATGAACACGAACGGCTGCACAGCGCGCTTTCCCTGGCGGAACGTACGGTGGAGCAGATCATGATTCCCCGTTTCCAGCTCGTCTGCCTGGATGTGGACGCTACCCAGGAGGATATTCTGAACATGATTGCGGACAGGCCCCATACCCATATTCCGGTGTATGAAGGAAACCGGGAGGCCGTCATCGGCATGCTGCACATCAAGGACATGGTGGCCGCGTATGCGGAAAAGGGTGTTCTGCCCCCCCTGCGCTCCATGCTGCGGCAGGTGCCGTGCGTGATGGAGATGCAGACGGTGGAGATGCTGATGTCTCGTCTGCGGGAGGACAAGGCCAAGGAAGCCTTTGTGCTGGATGAGTACGGCAAGTTCGTGGGGCTGGTGACGCTGGAACGGCTGCTGGGTGAAATGGTGGGGGATATTGATGAGGAATTCATCCGCTCCGGGGAAAAGGTGGAATACCTGCCGGACGGTTCCGTGCGTATTCCCGGCATGATGCGCGCCCATAAGGCGGAATGCCTGGTGCCCTTCCTGATGAACGGCGCCACCACAGTGGGCGGCTGCGTGATCAAGCACATGTCCTGCATTCCGAAGGAGGGGGACCGCCTGATTATTGCGGGGCGCGTGCTGGTGGTGGAAAAGATGGACCACAACCGCGTTTCCTCCATCCTTCTGTTGCCTCCGGAGAAAAAGGAGGATGAACCTGCCATGGAAAGCGGGGTGGAATCATGA
- a CDS encoding MFS transporter gives MQTMFPAWKRRLLTGMACACTMLTFLNMGCITAATPDLSGTFVVGTLDVSWSGAACPLGTALSFTVAAYLWARIGLRRSLRTALLIMLAGTLLGLAADHFFLMIAARFLQGAGGGLALVYGTGLVNAALPPERRGVAMGVKLCSIGLASCASPVVGCLLVQYWHWRGLFVIVGAAAAVLAVLTTLYVPNQKIPKGGKFDWFSFLAVGMGCVCMLMVLIYGETDGWTAPGVLAWMYGGFCSFALAFISCMTHRTPLLDVRVLGNWRFLCGLLASLCNIFCICWVRVGTVQFMRNVMNYEPVGIAYVFMVLVAGFCGGAALVLPLMQKGRLALRVGMMAGLLALGASAFFLSRLDAGCSWLDVAWPLGLFGIGYAFCLNTATPLALRGVEGRSAAASSRTLNTVRYIFISLYVSSVSTVLAHMKTGFRFSMAEQVRDDSPGTAHTLDMWQRHFAETGGTAREIHASVDAVLQKAVALQSQVFSVDTFYLCTVIVGAAGVLFALFCLKSGQERKAAS, from the coding sequence ATGCAAACAATGTTTCCGGCGTGGAAACGGCGCCTGCTGACGGGGATGGCCTGCGCGTGCACGATGCTGACGTTTCTGAATATGGGCTGCATCACGGCGGCCACACCGGATTTGTCAGGCACATTTGTGGTTGGCACCCTGGATGTTTCCTGGTCGGGTGCGGCGTGTCCGCTGGGAACTGCCCTTTCCTTTACCGTGGCGGCGTATCTGTGGGCGCGCATCGGGCTGAGAAGGTCCCTGCGCACGGCCCTGCTGATCATGCTGGCCGGAACCTTGCTGGGACTGGCGGCGGACCATTTCTTCCTCATGATTGCGGCCCGCTTCCTTCAGGGGGCCGGAGGCGGCCTGGCGCTGGTGTACGGAACGGGGCTGGTGAATGCCGCCCTGCCGCCGGAGCGCCGCGGCGTGGCGATGGGCGTGAAACTTTGTTCCATTGGCCTGGCTTCCTGCGCCAGCCCGGTAGTGGGGTGCCTGCTGGTGCAGTACTGGCACTGGCGGGGGCTGTTCGTCATCGTGGGTGCGGCCGCGGCCGTCCTGGCCGTGCTGACGACGCTGTACGTTCCCAACCAGAAGATTCCCAAGGGAGGGAAATTCGATTGGTTTTCCTTCCTGGCGGTGGGGATGGGATGCGTGTGCATGCTGATGGTGCTTATTTACGGGGAGACGGACGGCTGGACGGCGCCCGGCGTGCTGGCCTGGATGTACGGCGGATTTTGTTCCTTTGCCTTGGCCTTCATTTCCTGCATGACCCACCGCACCCCCCTGCTGGATGTCCGCGTGCTGGGCAACTGGCGGTTCCTGTGCGGCCTGCTGGCGTCCCTGTGCAACATCTTCTGCATTTGCTGGGTGCGGGTGGGGACGGTGCAGTTCATGCGCAATGTCATGAACTATGAACCGGTGGGCATTGCCTATGTGTTCATGGTTCTGGTGGCCGGATTTTGCGGCGGCGCGGCGCTGGTGCTCCCCCTGATGCAGAAGGGCAGGCTGGCCCTGCGGGTGGGCATGATGGCGGGGCTGCTGGCGCTGGGCGCCTCCGCCTTCTTCCTGTCCCGGCTGGACGCGGGCTGCTCCTGGCTGGACGTGGCGTGGCCCCTGGGGCTGTTCGGAATCGGTTATGCTTTCTGTTTGAATACGGCTACGCCGCTTGCCCTGAGAGGGGTGGAGGGGCGTTCCGCCGCCGCTTCCTCCCGGACGCTGAACACCGTGCGCTACATCTTTATTTCCCTGTACGTCAGCAGTGTGAGCACGGTATTGGCCCATATGAAAACGGGGTTCCGCTTCAGCATGGCGGAACAGGTAAGGGACGATTCCCCGGGAACGGCGCATACGCTTGACATGTGGCAGAGGCACTTTGCGGAAACCGGCGGCACGGCGCGGGAAATCCATGCATCCGTGGATGCGGTGCTGCAAAAGGCCGTGGCGCTCCAGAGCCAGGTGTTCTCCGTGGATACCTTTTATCTTTGCACCGTGATCGTGGGGGCGGCAGGTGTGCTGTTTGCCCTGTTCTGCCTGAAATCCGGCCAGGAAAGGAAGGCCGCTTCATGA
- a CDS encoding polyribonucleotide nucleotidyltransferase, with protein sequence MSIHSVECNVGTNPITIETGKMARLADGAVVVRSGDTVVLVTVVSATKVKEGQTFFPLSVEYKEKAAAAGMFPGGYFKREGRPTEKEILTCRMTDRPLRPMFPKGYFYDTQVITLLLSADGENEPDILSINGASAACVVSDLPFAEPVGAVRVGRVDGQFIINPTNSQRENSQLDLVFAGTKDQVIMIEGSANELPEEDFIAALRLAQENVKVLCEKQEELRAVCGKEKRSYELCLAKPELLEIGYEIAGDRIEDAIYAASKVERQKKVGALRDEVEAAIKERHPEATDFDVEQVFEYIQKKAFRISIMDKDKRADGRALKELRPLTAEINVLPSVVHGSAMFARGETMSLCLATLAPMEERQYMDNYTGSVNEKRFILHYNFPPFSVGDTGRFGGQNRREIGHGALAERSIAPVVPSEQEFPYAIRISSEIMESNGSTSMASVCAGTMSLLAAGVPLKRPVAGISVGLVTEQNDQHEITTYKTLLDIIGSEDFYGDMDFKLCGTSEGVTGYQLDLKLPGIPLSILEEAIHVAKAGRTDVLKVMNDAIAAPAQMSPNAPRIETTKIPADRIGELIGPGGKNIKAIQAESGADINIEEDGTVHIYASKQEGLDRALELVTRMFKTIEIGELYTGKIVSTTTFGAFMEVLPGKDGLIHISELAEGRTAKTEDVVSVGDVVTAKCIGIDDKGRVKMSVRAALRDAKAAEAEAAGITE encoded by the coding sequence ATGAGCATACATTCAGTTGAATGCAACGTTGGTACGAATCCCATCACGATTGAAACCGGAAAAATGGCCCGTCTGGCAGACGGCGCGGTTGTCGTCCGCAGCGGCGATACCGTCGTTCTCGTGACCGTGGTGAGCGCCACCAAAGTCAAGGAAGGCCAGACCTTCTTCCCCCTGTCCGTGGAATACAAGGAAAAGGCCGCTGCCGCGGGCATGTTCCCCGGCGGTTACTTCAAGCGTGAAGGCCGCCCCACGGAAAAGGAAATCCTGACGTGCCGCATGACGGACCGCCCCCTGCGCCCGATGTTCCCCAAGGGCTACTTCTATGATACGCAGGTGATCACCCTTCTGCTTTCCGCCGACGGTGAAAATGAACCGGACATTCTGAGCATCAACGGCGCTTCCGCCGCCTGCGTCGTTTCCGACCTCCCCTTTGCCGAACCCGTGGGCGCCGTCCGCGTGGGCCGCGTTGACGGCCAGTTCATCATCAACCCGACCAATTCCCAGCGTGAAAACAGCCAGCTTGACCTGGTGTTTGCCGGGACGAAGGACCAGGTGATCATGATTGAAGGTTCCGCCAACGAACTGCCGGAAGAAGACTTCATCGCCGCCCTGCGCCTGGCTCAGGAAAACGTGAAGGTTCTTTGCGAAAAGCAGGAAGAGCTCCGCGCCGTCTGCGGCAAGGAAAAGCGTTCCTACGAACTCTGCCTTGCCAAGCCGGAACTGCTGGAAATCGGCTATGAAATCGCCGGTGACCGCATTGAAGACGCCATCTATGCCGCCTCCAAGGTGGAACGCCAGAAGAAGGTGGGAGCCCTGCGCGACGAAGTGGAAGCCGCCATCAAGGAACGCCATCCGGAAGCTACCGATTTTGACGTGGAACAGGTCTTTGAATACATTCAGAAGAAGGCCTTCCGCATCTCCATCATGGACAAGGACAAGCGCGCCGACGGCCGCGCCCTCAAGGAACTGCGCCCCCTGACCGCGGAAATCAACGTGCTGCCCTCCGTGGTGCACGGCTCCGCGATGTTTGCCCGCGGTGAAACCATGTCCCTCTGCCTGGCGACGCTCGCTCCGATGGAAGAACGCCAGTACATGGACAACTACACGGGCAGCGTGAATGAAAAGCGCTTCATCCTGCACTACAACTTCCCGCCCTTCTCCGTGGGCGATACCGGTCGTTTCGGCGGTCAGAACCGTCGTGAAATCGGCCATGGCGCCCTGGCGGAACGTTCCATCGCTCCGGTTGTCCCGAGTGAACAGGAATTCCCGTACGCCATCCGCATTTCTTCTGAAATCATGGAATCCAACGGTTCCACCTCCATGGCTTCCGTCTGCGCGGGCACGATGTCCCTGCTGGCGGCCGGCGTGCCCCTCAAGCGCCCCGTGGCGGGCATTTCCGTGGGCCTGGTGACGGAACAGAATGACCAGCATGAAATCACCACGTACAAGACCCTTCTGGACATCATCGGTTCCGAAGACTTCTACGGTGACATGGACTTCAAGCTTTGCGGCACGTCTGAAGGCGTGACGGGCTACCAGCTGGACCTCAAGCTGCCCGGCATCCCCCTCTCCATTCTGGAAGAAGCCATCCACGTGGCGAAGGCCGGACGCACGGACGTGCTGAAAGTCATGAATGACGCCATTGCGGCTCCGGCCCAGATGAGCCCGAATGCTCCCCGCATTGAGACCACCAAGATTCCCGCCGACCGCATTGGCGAGCTGATTGGCCCCGGCGGCAAGAACATCAAGGCCATCCAGGCTGAATCCGGCGCCGACATCAACATTGAGGAAGACGGCACCGTGCACATCTACGCCTCCAAGCAGGAAGGCCTGGACCGTGCGCTGGAACTGGTCACCCGCATGTTCAAGACCATTGAAATCGGTGAACTGTACACCGGCAAGATTGTTTCCACGACCACCTTCGGCGCGTTCATGGAAGTGCTTCCCGGCAAGGACGGCCTGATTCACATCTCCGAGCTGGCCGAAGGCCGCACCGCCAAGACGGAAGACGTCGTTAGCGTGGGAGACGTGGTGACTGCCAAGTGCATCGGCATCGACGACAAGGGCCGTGTGAAGATGTCCGTGCGCGCCGCTCTGCGCGACGCCAAGGCAGCCGAAGCGGAAGCCGCCGGCATCACGGAATAA
- a CDS encoding HlyD family secretion protein: protein MSKHLKAISLGSMALAAVGAIGWGVWHFRESRTMKTDDCRVEASIVSVGSKLAERVTSVDVEEGETVRRGQTLAHLDSRTMQARLMAARSRVKLMQARHDEMLAGFRPQEIESQRARTAQASASLEHARRDYERVEKLVREQAGISSADRDAVRATYLAAQALEKAEQENLALKLEGYREEEKRSAQAQLEAARAELEELEVLCGECVVKSPVDGVVARKLVNGGEMVSSGQKLFSIVDGGDVWLNVRVEETKIGRIRQGQDVQFTLDGYDGRVFHGTVYEIGAATYATFSLISTENVSGYFTKVMQRFPVKVSLPKPEDGVVFRPGMQGKVSIDF from the coding sequence ATGAGCAAGCATTTGAAGGCTATATCACTGGGCAGCATGGCCCTGGCGGCCGTGGGAGCCATCGGCTGGGGAGTCTGGCATTTCCGGGAGAGCCGCACCATGAAAACGGACGACTGCCGCGTGGAGGCGAGCATCGTTTCCGTGGGATCAAAGCTGGCGGAGCGCGTCACCAGCGTGGATGTGGAGGAAGGGGAAACCGTCCGCCGCGGGCAGACGCTTGCCCATCTGGACAGCCGCACCATGCAGGCGCGCCTGATGGCCGCGCGTTCCCGCGTCAAGCTGATGCAGGCCAGGCATGACGAGATGCTGGCCGGCTTCCGCCCTCAGGAAATCGAGTCCCAGCGGGCCAGGACGGCCCAGGCCTCCGCCAGCCTGGAACATGCGCGGCGTGATTACGAGCGCGTTGAAAAGCTGGTGAGGGAGCAGGCAGGCATCAGCTCCGCGGACCGGGACGCCGTACGGGCCACCTACCTGGCGGCGCAGGCGCTGGAGAAGGCGGAGCAGGAGAATCTGGCCCTCAAGCTGGAAGGTTACCGCGAGGAGGAAAAAAGATCCGCCCAGGCCCAGCTGGAAGCCGCACGGGCGGAACTGGAGGAGTTGGAAGTGCTGTGCGGGGAATGCGTGGTTAAATCCCCCGTGGACGGCGTGGTGGCCCGCAAGCTGGTGAACGGCGGGGAGATGGTCAGTTCCGGCCAGAAGCTATTTTCTATTGTGGACGGCGGGGACGTCTGGCTCAACGTCCGCGTGGAGGAAACCAAGATAGGGCGCATCCGGCAGGGTCAGGACGTGCAGTTCACGCTGGACGGTTATGACGGCAGGGTTTTTCACGGCACGGTTTATGAAATAGGGGCGGCCACCTATGCGACATTCTCCCTGATTTCCACGGAGAACGTCAGCGGTTACTTCACCAAGGTCATGCAGCGCTTTCCCGTCAAGGTGAGCCTGCCGAAGCCGGAGGATGGCGTAGTATTCCGCCCGGGAATGCAGGGAAAGGTTTCCATTGATTTTTAA
- a CDS encoding TetR/AcrR family transcriptional regulator: protein MEQMTRVQQNTLRKIVEAAIELMSEKGFHRVSVQEVGKKAGICEKTVFRYFATKKSLLDEIIRYREYASELKKEFENRKTWDLAHDLKLAARLYFQATKAKRNAFRAYLSALDSVDTNGDDFLRDPRELHSFLCDYMGAMQEKGKVREGDVGLMVRAFVNTLHGYMLMYCLNDDSKAWQDKVASMKLTIGLFIQGFSRQCTSCGA from the coding sequence ATGGAACAAATGACACGGGTCCAGCAGAACACGCTGAGAAAAATCGTGGAGGCGGCCATTGAACTGATGAGTGAAAAAGGGTTCCACCGCGTCAGCGTTCAGGAAGTAGGGAAAAAGGCCGGTATTTGTGAAAAGACCGTCTTCCGCTACTTTGCCACCAAAAAGTCCCTGCTGGATGAAATCATCCGGTACCGGGAATATGCCAGCGAACTGAAAAAGGAATTCGAGAACAGGAAAACGTGGGACCTGGCGCATGACCTGAAACTGGCTGCGCGCCTGTACTTCCAGGCGACGAAGGCCAAAAGGAACGCCTTCCGGGCCTACTTGAGCGCGCTGGACTCCGTGGATACGAACGGAGATGATTTTTTGCGCGACCCGCGGGAGCTTCATTCCTTCCTGTGTGACTACATGGGCGCCATGCAGGAAAAAGGAAAGGTCAGGGAGGGGGATGTGGGGCTCATGGTGCGCGCCTTTGTCAATACCCTGCACGGCTACATGCTGATGTACTGCCTGAATGACGACAGCAAGGCATGGCAGGACAAGGTGGCCTCCATGAAGCTGACCATTGGCCTGTTCATTCAGGGATTTTCCCGGCAATGCACATCCTGCGGCGCATGA